A stretch of the Lentimicrobium sp. L6 genome encodes the following:
- the sigZ gene encoding RNA polymerase sigma factor SigZ, which yields MTEKIWNKFKEELLGFIISKVNDKDLAHDLLQEVFIKIHLKLSTISDKEKLTSWIYQITRNTIIDHYRKNKQFKEIKEIELKVPEHEVNYNNDLLCCLKPFIEDLPEKYQDALLKTSYGTLSQKEYAKKQELSYSAAKSRIQRARKKLKDSFKKCCATESDKYGNVFQLDKRNCDCD from the coding sequence ATGACAGAAAAGATTTGGAATAAATTTAAAGAAGAGTTGTTGGGATTTATTATTTCAAAGGTAAATGATAAAGATTTAGCCCATGATTTACTACAAGAGGTGTTTATAAAGATACATCTTAAACTGTCTACTATCTCAGATAAAGAGAAATTGACTTCATGGATTTATCAAATAACCCGAAATACGATAATTGACCATTACAGAAAAAACAAACAATTTAAAGAAATTAAGGAAATAGAACTGAAAGTGCCGGAACATGAAGTTAATTACAACAATGATTTGCTTTGCTGTTTAAAGCCATTTATTGAAGACTTACCTGAGAAATATCAAGATGCTCTCTTGAAAACTTCTTATGGAACACTTTCACAAAAAGAATATGCAAAAAAACAGGAATTAAGCTACTCCGCAGCGAAATCAAGAATACAAAGAGCAAGAAAAAAATTGAAAGACTCGTTTAAAAAATGTTGCGCTACTGAAAGTGACAAATATGGAAATGTATTCCAATTAGATAAAAGAAACTGTGATTGTGATTAA
- a CDS encoding S41 family peptidase, translated as MKFKILLIYLLIQNVLYAQSDYNDLFSENIIQFIEDNYSGFDNLYEEDQQNYKEFKKELLADSIQEFSSLVLKTQIYLKYFNNKHLYVLNESLEARSETKFNKQKQKNKNTDVEFEILDKDFTCLKIKSFNIKLKPEIDSIISSNQKEIERHKYLIIDLRGNGGGDIKSINRLVSLIQSDYFFKKEYKMYVSSRNSVAFKAFTEHLTEQDRKKWQSVSIGLQRGEYVSGNITYPYVFNVPEKKNKYPKYIGILADKNTGSASELFLTMARQNPRVKVFGENTAGAFDYAMVHCFEILKDKFYIVMPLLESVNMDKSGIDNYGIQPDFYLYNNHKSQMKEIMRKWK; from the coding sequence ATGAAATTTAAGATTTTACTCATATATCTATTGATTCAAAATGTGTTATATGCTCAAAGTGATTATAATGATTTATTTTCTGAGAATATTATTCAATTTATAGAGGACAATTACTCTGGTTTTGACAATCTATATGAAGAAGACCAACAAAACTATAAAGAATTTAAAAAAGAGTTGCTGGCTGACTCAATACAAGAATTTTCCTCATTAGTATTAAAGACTCAGATTTATTTAAAATACTTCAATAATAAACACCTTTATGTTTTAAATGAATCACTTGAAGCAAGAAGCGAAACAAAGTTTAATAAGCAAAAACAGAAAAACAAAAACACGGATGTAGAATTTGAAATCTTGGATAAGGATTTTACTTGTCTTAAAATAAAAAGCTTCAACATCAAACTTAAACCTGAAATTGATAGCATAATCAGTTCTAATCAAAAAGAAATTGAACGTCACAAATACCTAATTATTGACTTAAGAGGTAATGGTGGGGGTGATATAAAATCGATTAATCGCCTTGTTTCTTTAATTCAATCAGACTACTTCTTTAAGAAAGAGTACAAAATGTATGTATCCTCAAGGAATTCGGTGGCGTTTAAAGCATTTACAGAACACCTTACAGAACAAGACAGAAAAAAATGGCAGTCTGTATCTATCGGGCTTCAAAGAGGGGAATATGTTAGTGGTAATATAACTTACCCTTATGTTTTTAATGTTCCTGAGAAAAAGAATAAATATCCCAAATACATTGGCATATTAGCAGATAAAAATACAGGAAGCGCATCAGAACTATTTCTAACTATGGCGAGGCAAAATCCTAGAGTAAAAGTATTTGGGGAGAATACAGCTGGAGCTTTTGATTATGCCATGGTGCATTGTTTTGAAATACTTAAAGATAAATTTTATATAGTCATGCCACTACTTGAAAGTGTTAATATGGACAAGAGTGGGATTGACAATTATGGAATTCAGCCAGATTTTTATCTTTATAACAATCATAAATCTCAAATGAAAGAGATTATGAGGAAGTGGAAATAA
- a CDS encoding STM3941 family protein gives MLSSKNKIEIGISKRKGIVMTIVAAIIFLIGIWALIEIKSMDSELDRIFLMVLLTLIVLSFGFFGFLGIYRIIKNEEGLFINDIGIKINVGPNKGHFVNWNEITELKIHNQLQGPVFLLIFVKKPQKFIQNSTGIKRLQLKMNNKSHKTPLSIATDWLECSFEDLLEIMEGKIMKNGAQQKT, from the coding sequence ATGCTAAGCAGTAAAAACAAAATAGAAATTGGAATAAGCAAAAGAAAAGGAATTGTAATGACAATAGTTGCTGCAATTATTTTTTTGATTGGAATCTGGGCATTAATAGAAATTAAATCAATGGACTCTGAGCTTGACCGAATCTTTTTAATGGTTTTGTTGACTCTAATAGTCCTTTCCTTTGGCTTTTTTGGTTTCCTTGGAATTTATAGAATTATTAAAAATGAAGAAGGACTATTTATCAATGACATAGGAATTAAAATAAATGTCGGACCTAATAAAGGACATTTCGTAAACTGGAATGAGATAACTGAATTAAAAATTCATAATCAATTACAAGGACCAGTATTCTTGCTAATTTTCGTAAAAAAACCGCAAAAGTTCATTCAAAACTCAACTGGAATTAAAAGACTTCAATTAAAAATGAATAATAAATCGCATAAGACACCTTTGAGTATTGCTACAGATTGGCTCGAATGTAGTTTTGAAGACCTGTTAGAGATAATGGAAGGAAAAATAATGAAAAACGGAGCCCAACAAAAAACATAG
- a CDS encoding 2Fe-2S iron-sulfur cluster-binding protein — MLKENCCKPDQKSENDYSSVKLLNDSDCGCDCDCNIETQESSSMSKSTVKEFDIAIDGKNVTVKDSSMNIVEIAKTAGIAIPAPCFLAKKRNGCCKACVVEIDEKQSYACGTKPTEGMNIIVNREDLKTLRKERLLKYKEAVKNNEPMKCAGN, encoded by the coding sequence ATGTTAAAAGAAAATTGTTGTAAACCAGACCAAAAGAGTGAAAATGATTACAGTTCTGTAAAGTTACTAAATGATTCTGATTGTGGTTGCGACTGTGATTGCAATATAGAAACACAAGAAAGCTCAAGTATGAGCAAATCAACAGTAAAAGAATTTGATATAGCAATTGATGGCAAGAATGTAACCGTAAAAGATTCTTCAATGAATATTGTAGAAATAGCAAAAACTGCTGGAATTGCGATTCCTGCACCATGTTTTTTAGCTAAAAAGAGAAATGGATGTTGTAAAGCTTGTGTTGTTGAAATTGATGAAAAACAGAGTTATGCATGTGGAACAAAACCAACTGAGGGAATGAATATAATTGTCAATCGGGAGGATTTAAAAACTTTACGAAAAGAAAGATTATTGAAATATAAAGAAGCAGTAAAGAATAATGAACCAATGAAATGTGCAGGAAATTAA